The following coding sequences lie in one Polluticoccus soli genomic window:
- a CDS encoding Omp28-related outer membrane protein, with protein MKKIYLLLSAAGVISLSACEEKGPAIDFGTTAVAKDTTYMAKVETPDKKVVLVEELTGASCTPCVPAREMLAGIVSQHEGQIAVMEMHIFANAPQTKPIKDHSQYDLRTDDGTEIQKAYYSDMIGIPVAGIDRVPVNNVNALTTPSWAGAIDKELQKTPPVNVKVKSTYDESSKNAVITITASYTQAVSKKQFLSVAILEKDIVDAQETTTGVEPNYTFKHTFRDMITGVNGDEFLKDQATKDAGRVYERTFIYPVDAKWKPENCVVVAYVHGEGENKEVLQAGETDLKGQ; from the coding sequence ATGAAAAAGATCTATCTGCTGCTGAGTGCAGCCGGCGTTATCAGCCTTAGTGCTTGTGAGGAAAAGGGACCGGCCATTGATTTCGGAACCACTGCCGTTGCCAAAGACACGACTTACATGGCCAAAGTAGAAACGCCAGATAAGAAAGTAGTTTTAGTAGAGGAGTTGACAGGCGCATCATGCACGCCTTGCGTTCCTGCCCGTGAAATGCTGGCCGGGATCGTCAGCCAACACGAGGGACAAATAGCAGTAATGGAAATGCACATTTTCGCGAACGCTCCACAAACAAAACCCATAAAAGATCATAGCCAATACGACCTGAGAACCGACGATGGTACAGAAATCCAGAAAGCGTATTACTCAGATATGATAGGTATTCCTGTAGCTGGTATAGACCGCGTGCCGGTGAACAACGTCAACGCCTTAACGACTCCTTCGTGGGCCGGCGCTATTGACAAAGAACTGCAAAAAACGCCACCGGTAAATGTGAAGGTAAAAAGCACTTACGATGAATCGTCAAAAAATGCTGTGATCACCATAACGGCAAGCTATACCCAGGCTGTTTCTAAAAAACAGTTCCTGTCTGTAGCCATTCTGGAAAAAGACATTGTAGATGCCCAGGAAACAACGACTGGTGTTGAACCCAACTACACATTCAAACACACCTTCCGCGATATGATAACAGGTGTGAATGGCGACGAGTTCCTGAAAGACCAGGCTACCAAAGACGCTGGCCGTGTGTACGAGCGTACTTTCATTTACCCGGTAGATGCTAAATGGAAACCTGAGAACTGTGTAGTGGTAGCTTATGTGCATGGAGAAGGCGAGAACAAAGAAGTGCTACAGGCTGGCGAAACAGACCTGAAAGGTCAATAA
- a CDS encoding four helix bundle protein, translating into MSYRQLEIWALAREISILVHKMSLELPKFELFETGQQIRRSSKSVRTNIVEGYGRRAYKQEFIRFIIFSLASNCETMDHLETLYETGSLQNQVLYNDLHEKIDRLGKKLNNFLDAVQRGHNQMVK; encoded by the coding sequence ATGAGTTACCGCCAACTGGAAATATGGGCACTGGCAAGGGAGATTTCTATCCTTGTTCACAAGATGAGCCTTGAATTGCCAAAATTCGAGCTATTTGAAACCGGTCAACAGATTCGGAGGTCAAGTAAATCGGTAAGAACGAATATCGTTGAAGGCTATGGACGACGTGCATACAAACAGGAATTCATCCGGTTCATCATATTTTCTTTGGCTTCGAACTGCGAAACAATGGACCATTTAGAAACCCTTTATGAAACAGGGTCTTTGCAAAACCAGGTGCTATATAACGACCTGCACGAAAAAATTGACCGGTTGGGAAAGAAACTGAACAACTTCCTTGATGCAGTTCAGCGGGGTCACAATCAAATGGTGAAATAG
- a CDS encoding FtsX-like permease family protein codes for MNSVLTRQLALRYLRGKRTANIVPILSRISMTAIAVASAAMIILFSVLNGFTDLVSDLYKAFYPEIKITATRGKFFSLDAQQMASVRSIEGVSGITTVLEDNVLLTGNDETKVAMLKGIDQNYLKVNEVKPYVIEGTDSVSLSPAPTALMGLQLANEMGLDITNAFSTLVLHYPNAKSSNLALNPTSAFQTLQLKPDGVFQVQDEFDSKYILAPLPLVQELMQTDGQYSSVELKLAANTSADRVQRELSEKLGKNFTVATRFEQNKTLYMVMKSEKWAVFAILVLVLLIASFNMVGALTMLVLEKQKDMSILKAMGAEPSTVRNIFLAEGVLWALTGGVIGLFVGALISMGQKHFQWIKMQGNFIIEAYPVSLEWWDFVLILGTILLVGLAAAWYPAYKAQKAQVHLRSN; via the coding sequence ATGAACTCCGTCCTCACCCGGCAGCTTGCGCTAAGGTACCTGCGCGGCAAACGCACGGCCAACATTGTACCCATTCTGTCACGCATCAGCATGACGGCCATTGCCGTGGCCAGTGCTGCTATGATCATCCTATTCTCGGTGCTGAATGGCTTTACCGACCTGGTCAGTGACCTGTATAAGGCCTTCTACCCCGAAATAAAGATCACGGCTACTAGGGGAAAATTCTTTTCGCTGGATGCGCAGCAGATGGCCAGCGTAAGAAGTATCGAGGGCGTGTCTGGCATCACTACGGTGCTGGAAGATAATGTGCTGCTCACCGGCAACGACGAAACGAAAGTGGCCATGCTGAAAGGCATCGACCAGAACTATCTTAAGGTAAACGAGGTCAAGCCATATGTCATTGAAGGGACAGATTCAGTCAGCCTCAGCCCGGCACCTACGGCGCTTATGGGTTTGCAGCTGGCCAATGAAATGGGGCTGGATATCACCAATGCATTTAGCACGCTGGTGCTGCATTATCCGAATGCCAAATCCTCGAACCTTGCGCTTAACCCGACATCTGCTTTCCAGACCTTACAGCTGAAACCTGACGGTGTATTCCAGGTGCAGGATGAATTTGACAGCAAGTATATACTGGCACCATTGCCATTGGTACAGGAGCTGATGCAAACTGATGGGCAATACTCATCTGTGGAGTTAAAGCTGGCTGCCAATACGAGCGCGGACCGTGTGCAGCGCGAGCTATCTGAAAAGCTGGGGAAGAACTTTACTGTAGCTACCCGCTTTGAGCAGAACAAAACACTGTACATGGTGATGAAAAGCGAGAAGTGGGCGGTGTTTGCCATTCTCGTTCTGGTGTTGTTGATCGCTTCTTTCAACATGGTGGGTGCGCTAACCATGCTGGTGCTCGAGAAGCAAAAGGACATGTCGATTCTCAAAGCCATGGGTGCAGAGCCATCTACTGTACGCAATATTTTCCTTGCCGAAGGTGTGCTCTGGGCGCTTACAGGTGGCGTGATCGGCTTGTTCGTAGGGGCGCTCATCAGCATGGGCCAAAAGCATTTCCAATGGATAAAAATGCAGGGCAATTTTATCATCGAAGCCTATCCTGTATCACTGGAGTGGTGGGATTTCGTGCTAATACTCGGAACTATTCTGCTGGTGGGATTGGCGGCTGCCTGGTATCCTGCCTACAAAGCCCAAAAGGCGCAAGTGCATTTAAGGAGCAACTAG
- the argS gene encoding arginine--tRNA ligase, which yields MTLAAQIKCATEDALKHLFPDAEINPASITINLTKPEFKGDYTIVLFPFVKQLRQKPDALGKMLGDYLVEKCTLFSGYDIVSGFLNMTIKDGVWLSFLQNHFNDVHYGEKSGHDRRVMVEYSSPNTNKPLHFGHLRNIFLGYAVGNILHAVGEQVVKANLINDRGIHICKSMIAWQRYANGDTPERTGIKGDHLVGDYYVKFNDAYKAEVGELVGKGMDQATAEKEAPIMKEAQEMLRQWEAGDKEVRSLWEMMNGWVYKGFDVSYKNLGVDFEKMYYESDTYLLGKAIVEEGLQKGVLYKKEDGSVWVDLTEEGLDHKLLLRGDGTSVYITQDLGTAKLKFNDFKLDQSVYVIADEQNYHMQVLKLILKKLGEPCADGIYHLSYGMVELPTGRMKSREGTVVDADDMMEEMINLSREQTEAAGKTEGFSQEELTKLYNTIGMGALKFYLLRVDPKKKMIFDPKESIDLHGFTATFIQYAHARICSILRKEGVALLPDSTKFQSLHLSEEIFPSEKKLAVMLEQYPTIVENAAAEFNPSELCNYAFQLAQQFNSFYDEHSIARAENEEKKQLRLMLIIMTAQVLRHSMNLLGIRLPEKM from the coding sequence ATGACGCTTGCTGCCCAGATAAAATGCGCTACTGAGGATGCCCTGAAGCATCTATTCCCGGATGCGGAGATCAATCCCGCTTCCATTACTATTAATCTGACCAAACCTGAATTTAAGGGAGACTACACTATCGTATTATTCCCTTTTGTAAAGCAACTGCGCCAAAAGCCCGATGCCTTAGGCAAAATGCTGGGCGACTACCTGGTAGAAAAATGCACCTTGTTCAGCGGTTATGATATTGTGAGTGGCTTCCTGAACATGACAATAAAGGACGGTGTCTGGCTTTCGTTCCTGCAAAATCATTTTAATGATGTCCATTACGGCGAAAAGTCTGGTCACGACCGACGGGTAATGGTGGAATATTCTTCGCCTAATACCAACAAACCGCTGCACTTTGGCCACCTAAGGAACATCTTCCTTGGTTATGCTGTAGGTAATATCTTGCATGCAGTAGGTGAGCAGGTGGTAAAAGCCAACCTGATCAACGACCGTGGTATACATATATGCAAGTCGATGATAGCCTGGCAACGTTATGCAAATGGCGATACACCTGAACGCACCGGCATCAAAGGCGACCACCTGGTGGGCGACTATTATGTAAAGTTCAACGACGCTTACAAAGCGGAGGTGGGCGAACTGGTTGGCAAAGGCATGGACCAGGCCACTGCTGAAAAAGAAGCACCCATCATGAAAGAAGCGCAGGAAATGCTGCGTCAGTGGGAAGCCGGCGATAAAGAAGTGCGCAGCCTGTGGGAAATGATGAACGGCTGGGTGTACAAGGGCTTTGACGTGAGCTATAAAAACCTGGGCGTAGACTTTGAGAAGATGTACTACGAAAGCGATACCTACCTGCTGGGTAAAGCCATAGTAGAAGAAGGCCTGCAAAAAGGTGTGCTCTATAAAAAAGAAGACGGCTCTGTTTGGGTTGATCTTACCGAAGAAGGCCTTGATCATAAATTGCTGCTGCGCGGTGATGGCACTTCTGTGTACATCACGCAAGATCTGGGTACTGCCAAACTGAAATTCAACGATTTTAAGCTTGACCAATCTGTATATGTCATTGCCGACGAACAGAACTACCATATGCAGGTGCTGAAGCTGATTTTGAAAAAGCTGGGAGAACCTTGTGCAGATGGTATCTATCACTTGTCGTACGGCATGGTGGAACTGCCTACAGGCCGTATGAAGAGCCGTGAAGGCACCGTAGTTGATGCTGACGACATGATGGAGGAAATGATCAACCTCTCGCGCGAGCAAACAGAAGCTGCCGGCAAGACCGAAGGTTTTTCACAAGAGGAATTGACGAAGCTGTATAACACCATCGGTATGGGCGCGCTGAAGTTTTACCTGCTGCGCGTAGATCCGAAGAAGAAAATGATATTCGACCCAAAAGAGTCGATAGACCTGCATGGTTTCACTGCTACGTTCATTCAATATGCACACGCACGTATCTGTTCTATCTTGAGAAAAGAAGGTGTTGCCCTGCTGCCGGACAGCACCAAATTCCAGTCGTTGCACTTGTCAGAAGAAATATTCCCTTCTGAAAAGAAACTGGCAGTGATGCTGGAGCAATACCCGACGATAGTTGAAAACGCAGCCGCAGAATTCAATCCGTCTGAACTTTGCAACTACGCATTCCAACTTGCACAACAGTTCAACTCGTTTTACGATGAGCACAGCATTGCCCGTGCTGAGAACGAAGAGAAAAAACAACTGCGCCTGATGCTGATCATCATGACCGCACAGGTGTTGAGGCATTCCATGAATCTTCTGGGTATCAGGTTGCCGGAAAAAATGTAA
- a CDS encoding S8 family peptidase — translation MKAYLTLLCLIASFIVEAKDRYIVYFGSKAGGGENAISLSPAALQQRKAQGIGFDIYDVAVNEADIEKLRSAGVQVVRTSRWLNAALVETDMLPTALRQVSDNIVRVQQAPIQAAAINKFEVAGTQQVDLEMANKTTALIDYGAATMQNHLYNIDYLHNKGYTGKGVTLAFFDAGYNGFDTIPYFEALRQRNGLKATYDFWTNSANVYHGSGHGTFCSSKIIANIPGSFVGLAPDVDVLLAVTDHPVTETHDDEFNYIAALEWADSIGAQVVSASISYKKFDAPTADYIYSDMDGKTTIVTNGVRVAAAKGMIIVNAAGNSGFICAPCDADSILCVGGADSLRNYDQISSFGPSFDGRVKPDVAALTRNGYSISDNGQIYTSFYGGTSSATPQIAGIAACLKQAYPYASNIDIIEAIKKSAHQYATPDSLMGYGVPDARKADSILYERFLAVPQTVKSNTGFRVYPNPAKDEFIIEGIENIQTVQVTSIVGQTIFRKDIKTPVAVIRLNGAAPGVYFVTVVTEDNTTSTHRLVLE, via the coding sequence ATGAAAGCTTATTTAACCCTGTTGTGCTTGATAGCTTCTTTTATTGTAGAGGCTAAAGACCGTTATATAGTTTACTTCGGTAGCAAAGCGGGTGGTGGCGAAAATGCCATTTCTTTAAGTCCTGCTGCATTACAGCAGCGCAAAGCACAAGGTATAGGTTTCGACATATACGATGTCGCGGTAAATGAAGCCGATATTGAAAAACTACGCTCAGCGGGAGTACAGGTTGTCCGAACATCGCGTTGGCTGAATGCTGCGTTGGTAGAAACGGACATGTTGCCTACAGCATTGCGGCAGGTGTCAGATAACATTGTTCGCGTGCAGCAAGCGCCAATCCAGGCTGCAGCAATTAACAAATTTGAAGTTGCAGGCACGCAGCAGGTAGATCTGGAAATGGCAAATAAAACAACGGCACTTATTGACTATGGAGCGGCTACCATGCAGAACCATTTATATAATATTGACTATCTGCATAATAAAGGATATACAGGCAAAGGTGTAACTCTTGCATTCTTTGACGCGGGATACAACGGCTTTGACACTATCCCGTATTTCGAGGCGCTAAGGCAGCGCAACGGACTTAAGGCTACTTATGATTTCTGGACAAATTCAGCCAATGTCTATCACGGTTCGGGTCACGGCACTTTTTGCTCGTCCAAAATTATAGCTAATATACCTGGAAGCTTTGTGGGACTGGCACCTGATGTAGATGTGTTACTGGCCGTGACCGATCACCCGGTTACTGAAACGCACGATGATGAATTTAATTATATCGCGGCGCTGGAGTGGGCGGATAGTATTGGCGCACAAGTTGTCAGCGCATCTATCAGCTATAAAAAGTTTGATGCGCCAACTGCAGATTATATCTATTCTGATATGGACGGGAAAACAACGATCGTGACCAATGGTGTGCGTGTGGCTGCAGCAAAGGGAATGATCATTGTAAACGCAGCAGGCAATTCAGGTTTTATCTGCGCACCTTGTGACGCGGACAGCATCTTATGTGTGGGTGGGGCAGACTCGCTACGCAATTACGACCAGATTTCATCATTCGGTCCTTCGTTCGACGGACGGGTGAAGCCTGATGTTGCAGCGCTTACACGAAATGGATATTCAATCAGTGACAATGGGCAGATATATACTTCTTTTTACGGAGGAACGTCTTCCGCAACCCCGCAGATAGCCGGCATTGCCGCCTGCCTGAAGCAGGCGTATCCTTATGCGTCGAACATCGATATTATAGAGGCGATCAAAAAGAGCGCGCATCAGTACGCCACCCCCGATTCTCTTATGGGCTATGGTGTGCCGGATGCCAGGAAAGCGGATTCAATTTTATACGAGCGTTTCCTGGCAGTACCTCAAACTGTAAAGTCAAATACAGGATTTCGCGTTTACCCTAACCCGGCAAAAGACGAGTTTATCATTGAAGGGATCGAGAACATCCAGACTGTCCAAGTGACGTCTATAGTAGGGCAAACTATCTTCCGGAAGGACATAAAAACACCCGTTGCAGTTATCCGGTTGAACGGTGCTGCACCGGGTGTGTATTTTGTGACGGTGGTGACTGAAGATAATACTACATCCACCCACCGACTAGTACTTGAATAG
- the rbfA gene encoding 30S ribosome-binding factor RbfA: MEESKRQKQVGKLIMEELSDIFQREGYNIVDGGMISISKVMVTPDLLEARIYLSLFQVKDPAKMMHEIKEKGWEFRKVLGQRIKNQLRRVPELIFFTDDTLDYVFKMEELFKKIKEEPKPGDNKPAEE; encoded by the coding sequence ATGGAAGAAAGCAAAAGGCAGAAACAGGTTGGAAAGCTGATAATGGAGGAACTGAGTGACATATTTCAGCGAGAAGGATATAACATCGTGGATGGCGGGATGATCTCCATTTCGAAGGTAATGGTGACCCCGGACCTGCTGGAGGCGCGCATTTACCTGAGTCTTTTCCAGGTAAAAGACCCGGCGAAGATGATGCACGAGATAAAGGAGAAAGGCTGGGAGTTCCGCAAGGTACTGGGGCAACGTATCAAAAACCAGCTGCGCCGCGTTCCCGAATTAATATTTTTTACAGATGATACTTTGGACTATGTGTTCAAGATGGAAGAGCTGTTTAAGAAGATAAAAGAAGAACCCAAACCGGGCGATAATAAGCCTGCCGAAGAGTAA
- the pnp gene encoding polyribonucleotide nucleotidyltransferase, producing MIPNPVSVSFKLKDGREISIETGRLARQADGSALVRMGNCMLLATVVANAEPKPGQSFFPLTVDYQEKFASAGRIPGSFFKREGRLSDYEVLISRLIDRALRPLFPDDYFCDVQVIITLISSDMEVMPDALACLAASAALAVSDVPIQEIISEVRIARINGEYVINPTRTQLADADMDFIIGATEKNIMMVEGEAKECQEADVVKAIELAHEAIREQIKAQIELRNKIGVTGKREYTKPYENPELKKRIEEFAGEKYATVARAALGKHERHDAMHEVHKAFEEIAKGEEMPEEDQKLISKYFHDVEKEIVRAMMLNDRRRLDGRGMEDVRPLTMEVDFLPSPHGAALFTRGETQSLTTVTLGTKEDELLIESAATSNYSKFILHYNFPPFSTGEVKMQRGPGRREVGHGNLAKRSLEQMAPTGESFPYTVRIVSDILESNGSSSMATVCAGSLAMMDAGVPLPKHVGGVAMGLISGENGKFAVLTDILGDEDHLGDMDFKVTGTRDGICGIQMDIKVDGLSMDIMMQALEQARKGRLHILDAMYQCIPEARTELKPHAPRIEQINIDREFIGAVIGPGGKVIQEIQRETGTTINIEEVNDRGEVKIFAANKENIDKALKWIKGIVAMPEIGETYEGTVKSIMPFGAFIEFMPGKQGLLHISEVSWSRLDTLEGVLKEGDTVKIKLVGTDPKTGKLRLSRKVLMPKPEGYVEPEKRERPERSERGDRGDRRGGGDRGDRRGGGERREGGNRDRGERRERPQRNENQQQAQANSEGFAAGNEGGASDADLAL from the coding sequence ATGATTCCTAATCCCGTTTCCGTTTCTTTCAAATTGAAAGACGGGCGTGAGATCAGCATAGAAACAGGACGTCTTGCGCGCCAGGCCGATGGATCGGCATTGGTTCGCATGGGTAACTGTATGCTGCTGGCAACTGTTGTTGCCAACGCCGAGCCAAAACCCGGGCAATCATTCTTCCCGCTGACAGTTGACTACCAGGAAAAATTTGCTTCTGCAGGTCGTATACCAGGTTCTTTCTTCAAACGCGAAGGCCGCCTGAGCGACTATGAAGTTCTTATATCGCGTCTGATAGACCGCGCTCTGCGCCCGCTGTTCCCTGATGATTATTTCTGCGACGTGCAGGTGATCATCACCCTTATTTCTTCTGACATGGAAGTAATGCCTGATGCACTGGCTTGCCTGGCTGCATCGGCAGCTCTGGCCGTTTCTGACGTGCCCATCCAGGAGATCATCTCTGAAGTACGCATTGCCCGCATCAATGGCGAGTACGTAATTAACCCTACGCGCACCCAGCTGGCAGATGCTGATATGGATTTCATCATCGGTGCTACTGAAAAGAACATCATGATGGTGGAAGGTGAGGCTAAAGAATGCCAGGAAGCTGATGTTGTAAAAGCTATCGAGCTGGCACACGAAGCTATCCGCGAGCAGATCAAAGCACAAATTGAATTGCGTAATAAGATAGGCGTTACTGGCAAACGTGAATACACTAAGCCTTATGAGAACCCTGAACTGAAAAAACGCATTGAAGAATTTGCCGGTGAAAAATATGCAACTGTAGCACGCGCTGCTCTTGGCAAACACGAGCGCCATGATGCAATGCATGAAGTACATAAAGCATTCGAAGAGATCGCGAAAGGCGAAGAAATGCCTGAAGAAGATCAGAAGCTCATTTCTAAATACTTCCACGATGTAGAGAAAGAGATCGTACGCGCTATGATGCTGAACGATCGTCGTCGTCTTGACGGCCGCGGTATGGAAGATGTTCGTCCGCTGACGATGGAAGTTGACTTCCTGCCTTCTCCGCACGGTGCTGCATTGTTCACACGCGGTGAAACACAATCGCTGACCACAGTTACACTGGGTACTAAAGAAGACGAGCTGCTGATAGAAAGCGCTGCTACTTCTAACTACTCTAAATTCATACTGCACTACAACTTCCCTCCGTTCTCAACAGGCGAGGTGAAGATGCAACGCGGCCCCGGCCGTCGAGAAGTAGGTCACGGTAACCTGGCCAAACGTTCTTTGGAACAAATGGCACCTACAGGTGAATCATTCCCTTATACAGTACGTATCGTATCAGATATCCTTGAGTCTAACGGTTCTTCGTCAATGGCAACTGTTTGCGCCGGTTCACTGGCAATGATGGATGCTGGCGTACCTCTGCCTAAACACGTAGGTGGTGTGGCAATGGGTCTGATCTCTGGCGAGAATGGTAAGTTTGCAGTTCTTACCGATATCCTGGGCGATGAAGATCACCTGGGTGATATGGACTTCAAAGTAACCGGTACACGCGATGGTATCTGCGGTATCCAGATGGATATCAAAGTAGATGGCCTGAGCATGGACATCATGATGCAGGCGCTGGAGCAAGCACGTAAAGGCCGTCTCCACATCCTGGATGCGATGTACCAATGTATACCTGAAGCACGTACTGAACTGAAACCACATGCACCACGCATCGAGCAGATCAACATCGACCGCGAATTTATTGGCGCGGTGATAGGACCAGGTGGTAAAGTGATACAAGAGATCCAACGCGAAACCGGCACTACTATCAATATCGAAGAAGTGAACGATCGCGGTGAAGTGAAGATATTCGCTGCTAACAAAGAGAATATCGACAAAGCGCTGAAATGGATCAAAGGCATCGTTGCTATGCCAGAAATAGGTGAGACCTATGAAGGTACTGTGAAGAGCATCATGCCTTTCGGTGCGTTCATCGAGTTCATGCCTGGCAAACAAGGTTTGCTGCACATCTCAGAAGTAAGCTGGAGCCGTCTCGATACACTAGAAGGTGTACTGAAAGAGGGCGATACAGTGAAAATAAAACTGGTAGGCACCGATCCGAAAACAGGTAAACTGCGCCTGAGCCGCAAAGTGCTGATGCCAAAACCTGAAGGTTATGTAGAGCCTGAAAAACGCGAGCGTCCTGAGCGCAGCGAAAGAGGCGACCGTGGCGACCGCCGTGGTGGTGGCGACCGTGGTGACCGCAGGGGCGGTGGCGAACGTCGCGAAGGTGGCAACCGCGACCGTGGTGAGCGTCGTGAGCGCCCACAACGCAACGAAAACCAACAGCAGGCACAAGCTAACAGCGAAGGCTTTGCTGCAGGTAACGAAGGTGGTGCCTCTGATGCTGACCTGGCACTGTAA
- the rpsO gene encoding 30S ribosomal protein S15: MSHLTAEKKTTIFKTYGENENNSGSIEGQIAMLTERINHISNHLKTNKKDFSSQRGLMQMVGRRKRLLQYLTRTNLASYRALIEKLGIRK; encoded by the coding sequence ATGTCTCATTTAACTGCTGAAAAAAAGACAACCATTTTTAAAACTTACGGTGAAAACGAAAACAATTCGGGTTCTATCGAAGGCCAGATAGCTATGCTCACTGAGCGTATCAATCACATCTCGAATCACCTTAAGACTAATAAAAAAGATTTCTCCAGCCAACGCGGACTCATGCAAATGGTAGGTCGCCGCAAGCGCCTGCTGCAATACCTGACTCGCACGAACCTTGCTTCTTATCGTGCGCTGATCGAAAAGCTTGGTATCCGTAAATAA